A portion of the Plodia interpunctella isolate USDA-ARS_2022_Savannah chromosome 4, ilPloInte3.2, whole genome shotgun sequence genome contains these proteins:
- the Oseg6 gene encoding WD repeat-containing protein 19, which yields MTTPKLLYTIDQPHGLGELYFLWQKGESRSLIATTGTDATVAIHDRSGQLLERMKLQGLCAGMEWDNDGDYLAIITPNSNSVLLWECHANKRMNIETGLREPPSCLAWAYGEPLLAIGTQKGNLALYNHHTTKRIPMIGKHTKKITCAAWNKDSILVLASEDKTLSINNSDGDTLRMISLRDTPNDLQFSEMKTDERVAGENTISLIVGKRTLYLYNLLNPENPIELAFQQRYGSIVSYKWYGDGYILIGFSAGFIIAISTHIKEVGEELFQVKNHKENLTDVTVCNGQAASCGDGQLKLISVWNSGEVVGSVTPGGGAERCAWSGDGRLLAAAGRACLSVYVTALPPLHAVYGTRAITLTSLTECTVYQCIAVGEDMDALNKSEPIALATYSVPTEPSVIALGGSHVCCVTGAHAWFYPLGGGSAVRRQYAAAVDVMRLSGDYAAAMFGGRAMLHVIDQPPESAHPEREAMMFPLPHMQDANIVDIHLTGDLFIFITDQGHIEYFGVEEWRASSRHKHSAALVSLHCDIGGARACVRDVRARVLVLAPAAAELCALARRAPTLRGVIWDICLSDRNVFIIHTDETIETYYYAANSIDGSHIDFVATTSILVGQTPLILFSGDVYCYANGGTVMKIPLDSHNTSGLADADSEKRLANQKKHIEKLILLRRFSEAWLFCDAVDESDVWRQLAEAAVAELNRDFAIRVYTRLSDVAMVWALEDAAHIEDLSILCGVLCACVGKGDAAVRWLETAPGAAHAALELHAARGDWARAAAIAADACPRRAHDLTLNRAQHLELTADYHEALANYEKSLMTSDTDDIKVKAHNDKCEAGIARMCIRCGDIVRGVTMAMKHAQDTMLLKDCAQLLEEEKQYSHAAALYDHAGNTEKAASLYIKLKSWLKVEALLPKINSPSIHIQYARAKEAEGRYHDALKSYLKAQDFESAIRLNLEKLDDIDEAVNLVQETKSVQGAKMVANYFQNSDDQSSAIKFLVMSLCYDEAFQLARKNGKLHLYGEILIQTSQARPEDFKSLALHFEGEKNHLLAGKFYFHAGEHGKAMTHLLKTGGSEEEENEAISIAIDAAAASDDDRLTRRLIEFLLGETDGTPREPRHLFRLYMAKRQFAEAAKTAVIIAGAECRATRYREARCVLRGMSAALRARALPVPRDMRRAIVALHSYILVRTHVKRGRHDLAARLLIRTANDVSFFPSQQHQVSILTSTVIECSRAGLKHQAYHWARVLMQPEYRSQIDPKYVKKIESVVRHAPRSEPAPSPAAPCPVCGAAVPVAELTCGRCEADIPACIATGLHIVKDDLTACPECDFPAILTEFKELLQEEGKCPMCGENVDYRRLVKIDDVTLYLDAVPTE from the exons ATGACCACACCtaag ttGCTATACACAATTGACCAGCCTCATGGCCTGGGGGAGTTGTACTTCTTGTGGCAGAAGGGGGAATCACGGTCTCTCATTGCTACCACCGGGACTGATGCGACAGTCGCTATTCATGATCGTTCTGGACAGTTGCTGGAGAGGATGAAGTTGCAAGG attatgTGCAGGCATGGAATGGGATAATGATGGAGATTATTTAGCCATCATAACTCCTAACAGTAACTCTGTATTGTTATGGGAATGTCACGCGAACAAACGGATGAACATAGAGACCGGCCTCAGAGAACCGCCATCTTGTCTTGCTTGGGCATATGGAGAGCCTTTGCTTGCAATTGGGACACAAAAAGGGAACCTAGCATTGTACAATCATCACACAACTAA GAGAATACCAATGATAGGCAAGCACACAAAGAAAATAACCTGCGCCGCGTGGAACAAGGACAGCATATTAGTCCTCGCGTCTGAAGATAAAACTCTATCCATAAACAATTCGGACGGGGACACATTGCGCATGATCTCTCTCCGGGACACGCCCAACGATTTGCAGTTCTCGGAGATGAAGACTGATGAGAGGGTTGCCGGCGAAAATACT ATAAGCCTCATAGTCGGCAAGCGGACACTATACCTATACAACCTCTTAAACCCAGAGAACCCAATCGAACTGGCATTCCAACAACGCTATGGCTCCATAGTCTCGTACAAGTGGTACGGAGACGGCTACATACTGATCGGTTTCAGCGCAGGGTTCATTATAGCCATATCCACCCATATCAAGGAGGTGGGGGAAGAGTTGTTCCAAGTGAAGAACCATAAGGAGAATCTGACTGATGTTACAGTTTGTAATGGTCAAGCTGCGTCGTGCGGGGATGGACA ATTAAAACTAATATCGGTGTGGAACAGCGGCGAGGTGGTGGGGTCAGTGACCCCGGGCGGCGGCGCCGAGCGCTGCGCGTGGAGCGGAGACGGGCGACTGCTAGCGGCGGCCGGCAGAGCCTGTCTCAGCGTGTATGTCACCGCGCTCCCGCCGCTGCACGCTGTCTACGGCACCCGGGCCATCACCTTGACTAGTCTCACCGAGTGCACCGTGTACCAGTGCATTGCTGTTGGGGAAGACATGGACGCTCTCAATAAAT CGGAACCGATAGCCCTAGCAACCTACTCGGTGCCAACAGAGCCAAGCGTGATCGCCTTGGGCGGTTCCCACGTGTGTTGTGTGACCGGCGCGCATGCGTGGTTCTACCCCCTGGGGGGAGGGTCAGCGGTGAGGAGGCAGTACGCTGCAGCAGTGGACGTCATGAGACTCTCTGGGGATTACGCCGCGGCGATGTTCGGAGGTCGGGCGATGTTGCATGTG ATAGACCAGCCTCCAGAGAGCGCCCACCCAGAAAGGGAAGCCATGATGTTCCCTCTCCCTCACATGCAGGACGCTAACATCGTCGACATACATCTCACCGGGGACCTGTTTATATTCATTACTGAT CAAGGCCACATCGAATACTTCGGCGTGGAGGAGTGGCGCGCGTCCAGCCGCCACAAGCACTCGGCGGCGCTGGTGTCGCTGCACTGCGACAtcggcggcgcgcgcgcgtgCGTGCGGGACGTGCGCGCGCGCGTGCTCGTGCTCGCGCCCGCCGCGGCCGAGCTCTGCGCGCTCGCGCGCCGCGCGCCCACGCTCCG TGGCGTGATCTGGGACATCTGTCTGTCAGACCGCAACGTGTTCATAATCCACACAGACGAGACCATAGAGACGTACTACTACGCGGCCAACTCTATAGACGGCTCTCACATCGATTTCGTTGCTACCACGAGCATCCTCGTCGGTCAGACACCGCTTATTTTGTTCTCCGGCGATGTGTATTGCTATGCTAATGGAGGGAC CGTAATGAAAATCCCTCTCGACTCCCACAACACGAGCGGATTAGCCGACGCGGATTCAGAAAAGAGACTAGCCAACCAGAAGAAACACATCGAGAAACTGATACTCCTACGTCGCTTCAGTGAAGCTTGGTTGTTCTGCGACGCGGTTGATGAGAGCGACGTCTGGCGGCAGCTGGCGGAAGCTGCCGTCGCTGAACTCAACAGGGACTTTG CAATCAGAGTGTACACTAGACTGAGTGACGTAGCAATGGTTTGGGCGTTAGAAGACGCGGCTCATATAGAAGATCTATCAATATTGTG CGGCGTGCTATGCGCATGCGTGGGCAAGGGCGACGCGGCCGTGCGCTGGCTGGAGACAGCGCCGGGCGCGGCGCACGCGGCGCTGGAGCTGCACGCGGCGCGCGGAGACTGGGCGCGCGCGGCTGCGATCGCGGCCGACGCTTGTCCGCGCAGAGCTCACGATCTCACACTCAATAGGGCGCAGCATTTGGAACTCAc GGCAGACTACCACGAAGCACTGGCGAACTACGAAAAGAGTTTGATGACGAGCGACACAGACGACATAAAGGTCAAAGCGCACAACGACAAATGCGAAGCGGGCATCGCGCGAATGTGTATCCGGTGCGGGGACATAGTGCGGGGGGTCACTATGGCCATGAAACACGCCCAAGACACCATGTTACTTAAAGACTGTGCCCAACTTCtagaagaagaaaaacaatACAGTCATGCAGCCGCTTTGTACGATCACGCGGGAAATACGGAAAAAGCTGCTTCGctatatataaaactgaaGTCCTGGCTCAAAGTGGAAGCCTTACTTCCGAAAATTAACTCGCCGAGCATACACATACAATACGCGAGAGCGAAAGAAGCCGAAGGCCGGTACCACGATGCTCTGAAATCTTATTTGAAAGCGCAAGATTTTGAATCCGCGATACGTTTGAATCTCGAAAAGTTAGACGATATAGATGAAGCGGTCAACTTGGTACAGGAAACGAAGTCAGTTCAGGGAGCCAAAATGGTGGCCAACTATTTCCAGAATAGTGACGATCAGTCGTCGGCGATTAAGTTTTTAGTGATGTCGTTGTGTTATGATGAAGCGTTTCAGTTGGCGAGGAAGAATGGCAAGTTGCACTTGTATGGAGAGATTTTGATACAA ACTTCGCAAGCTAGGCCCGAGGATTTCAAGAGTCTAGCGCTACATTTCGAAGGTGAGAAGAATCACCTTCTGGCCGGGAAGTTCTACTTCCACGCGGGGGAGCACGGGAAGGCGATGACTCATTTGCTAAAGACTGGCGGGTCTGAGGAGGAGGAGAATGAGGCAATCAGCATTGCGATCGATGCCGCGGCGGCGAGCGACGACGACAGGTTGACTAGGAG GTTGATAGAATTCCTCCTGGGCGAGACGGACGGCACGCCGCGGGAGCCCCGCCACCTGTTCCGGCTGTACATGGCCAAGAGGCAGTTCGCGGAAGCGGCCAAAACTGCG GTGATAATAGCGGGGGCGGAGTGCCGCGCGACGCGCTACCGCGAGGCGCGCTGCGTGCTGCGCGGCATGAGCGCGGCGCTGCGTGCGCGTGCGCTGCCGGTGCCCAGGGACATGCGCCGCGCCATCGTCGCGCTGCACTCCTACATACTG GTGCGCACGCATGTGAAACGCGGCCGTCACGACTTGGCTGCGCGGTTGCTCATACGCACCGCCAACGACGTGTCCTTCTTCCCCTCGCAACAAC acCAAGTATCCATCCTAACATCGACCGTGATCGAATGCAGTCGAGCGGGCCTCAAGCACCAGGCGTACCACTGGGCCAGGGTCCTGATGCAGCCAGAATATAGATCACAG ATCGATCCAAAATACGTAAAGAAGATAGAATCCGTGGTCCGGCACGCGCCGCGGAGTGAGCCCGCGCCTTCGCCCGCGGCGCCGTGCCCCGTGTGCGGCGCGGCCGTGCCCGTGGCCGAGCTCACCTGCGGCCGCTGCGAGGCCGATATACCCGCCTGCATTGCCACT GGTCTTCATATCGTGAAAGATGATCTCACTGCATGTCCCGAATGTGATTTCCCAGCCATATTGACAGAGTTCAAaga actGTTACAAGAAGAAGGCAAGTGTCCCATGTGTGGCGAGAACGTGGATTACCGCAGGTTGGTGAAAATAGACGACGTTACTCTCTACTTGGACGCTGTGCCAACGGAATAA
- the ArgRS-m gene encoding probable arginine--tRNA ligase, mitochondrial, with the protein MTLNFKKILVDKVYPHILDKKALIPNLRSTHAIYKHNENNFIISLPNNIQSEHHSKVSATASENIQLSIDKETVLKNVLTDFTTDNTNPKVSEQRIVIDFSSPNIAKPFHVGHLRSTIIGNFVANIHKYFNDQVTKINYLGDWGTQFGLLQYGMQQNNIDVNTLKDNPIKLLYETYVSANKLAATDENVQKLARQYFSDIEQGKAELEGWKIIRKVTVDELAKIYQRLGIQFDDYHWESDYNGGAIKDVINLLEKENIIRPDVDGKKIATVNNRDVTVLKSDNSTLYISRDIAALLDRYQKYQFDKMLYVVDNAQTDHFACLVDIVKRINKKCAEGCEHIKFGRIKGMSTRSGNVVFLDDILEEAKMKMYEKQRKSKNTRSSAMNEETCDCLGTTAVIINDLKQRRQKDYVFDWDRALQSEGDSGIKLQYLHCRLWSLEQNCGVKIPDICEPGYLKEEVIGDVVAEIVKFEDVLHRALVEHEASIIVNYLFRLAKHVNRMFNELKVKNVESNLAAQRLLVFHSARRVVKTGLEILGVKPLMEM; encoded by the exons ATGactcttaattttaaaaagatactAGTTGATAAG GTTTATCCACATATCCTTGATAAGAAAGCCCTTATACCAAATTTAAGGAGCACTCATGCAATATACAAACATAATGAgaataactttataataagtttgccaaataatatacaatctGAACATCACTCAAAAGTATCTGCCACAGCAtctgaaaatattcaattaagtATAGATAAGGAAacagtattaaaaaatgtcCTTACTGACTTCACTACTGATAATACAAATCCAAAAGTAAGCGAACAAAGAATTGTTATAGATTTTAGCTCTCCAAATATTGCAAAACCCTTTCATGTGGGTCATTTAAGGTCAACTATCATTGGTAATTTTGTTGcaaatattcacaaatattttaatgaccaagttactaaaataaattatttaggtGATTGGGGTACACAATTTGGTCTGTTGCAATATGGAAtgcaacaaaataatatagatgtaAATACTCTTAAGGATAATCCAATAAAACTCTTATATGAAACATATGTCAGTGCCAACAAATTAGCTGCAACAGATGAAAATGTGCAAAAGTTAGCTAGACAATATTTCTCTGATATAGAACAAGGGAAAGCAGAATTAGAAGGATGGAAGATAATAAGAAAAGTAACTGTAGATGAATTGGCAAAAATATACCAAAGATTAGGAATACAGTTTGATGACTACCACTGGGAGTCAGACTATAATGGTGGAGCTATAAAAGacgttattaatttattagaaaaagaaaatattattagaccTGATGTAGATGGTAAGAAAATAGCAACAGTAAATAACAGGGATGTTACTGTATTAAAGAGTGATAACtcaacattatatatatcaagAGATATAGCTGCATTATTGGATAGATATCAGAAGTAtcaatttgataaaatgttgtatgtaGTCGACAATGCCCAAACTGACCATTTTGCTTGTCTGGTAGATATTGTTAAAAGAATAAACAAGAAGTGTGCTGAAGGCTGTGaacatattaaatttggtagAATCAAGGGTATGAGCACAAGAAGTGGCAATGTGGTTTTTCTGGATGATATATTAGAAGAAGCAAAgatgaaaatgtatgaaaaacagCGGAAATCAAAAA ATACTAGAAGCAGTGCCATGAATGAAGAAACTTGTGACTGCCTGGGCACAACAGCAGTCATCATCAATGATCTCAAACAGAGGAGACAAAAAGACTATGTGTTTGACTGGGACAGAGCTTTACAGAGTGAGGGAGACAGCGGGATCAAACTACAATATCTCCATTGCAGACTATGGAGCCTGGAACAAAACTGTGGTGTTAAAATACCAGATATTTGCGAACCTGGTTATTTGAAGGAAGAAGTGATTGGTGATGTGGTGGCTGAAATTGTCAAGTTTGAAGATGTATTGCATAGAGCACTTGTAGAACATGAAGCCTCTATTATAGTGAATTACTTGTTTCGGTTAGCTAAGCATGTTAATAGGATGTTTAATGAGTTAAAAGTAAAGAATGTGGAGTCAAATTTAGCTGCACAAAGGTTACTTGTGTTTCACTCAGCCAGACGTGTAGTAAAAACTGGACTGGAGATATTAGGCGTCAAGCCACTAATGGAAATGTAA